In Lutra lutra chromosome 5, mLutLut1.2, whole genome shotgun sequence, a single genomic region encodes these proteins:
- the LOC125100527 gene encoding uncharacterized protein C5orf47 isoform X2, with product MAAGGREPERDVARFVYVTRFGSYRCGGVLQLGSRRAQGRGSTGRGVGCSPEEPWAAAPAGAELAPGPRSRTPAASPPASSARTCPQPAARAALTQKNLAKKFDFPIPLKEASKVAKKKKKVSVWNRVYKVISRMLEENEKYRLRLKYQQLSCENSNYTR from the exons ATGGCGGCGGGCGGCCGGGAGCCCGAGCGGGACGTGGCGCGCTTCGTTTACGTGACACGCTTCGGCTCGTACCGGTGCGGCGGTGTGTTGCAGCTGGGCAGCCGCCGGGCTCAGGGCCGCGGGAGTACCGGGCGCGGGGTCGGCTGCAGCCCTGAGGAGCCGTGGGCGGCGGCCCCAGCCGGGGCGGAGCTGGCCCCCGGCCCTAGGTCCCGGACCCCGGCTGCTTCCCCTCCGGCGTCGAGCGCGCGGACCTGTCCCCAGCCGGCGGCGCGAGCAG ctttaaCCCAGAAGAATTTAGCTAAAAAGTTTGATTTCCCCATCCCTTTGAAAGAAGCTTCCAAAGTAgcgaagaaaaagaaaaag gtttcaGTATGGAATAGAGTGTACAAAGTCATTTCTAGAAtgcttgaagaaaatgaaaaatatagactCAGGCTGAAATACCAACAACTATCCTGTGAAA ACTCAAATTACACAAGATGA